A stretch of the Corylus avellana chromosome ca6, CavTom2PMs-1.0 genome encodes the following:
- the LOC132184849 gene encoding NAD(P)H-quinone oxidoreductase subunit M, chloroplastic, with product MAAISSYMACTKFSMLGWVGGKREVRNRRAFSISADQQQQAEVKEPEEVKVQEEKEQEQKKTKPQGTTPRPVEPQLNVKSKNMSREYGGQWLSSVTRHVRIHAAYIDPETWEFDQTQMDKLSLLLDPSDEFVWTPETCNKVFSYFQELVDHYEGAPLTEYTLRLIGSDIEHYIRKLLYDGEIKYNMNAKVLNFSMGKPRIQFNQGQQPPSDVQ from the exons ATGGCAGCAATTTCCTCTTACATGGCCTGTACAAAATTCTCCatgttgggttgggttggaGGGAAAAGAGAAGTGAGAAACAGAAGGGCATTCTCCATCTCAGCTGATCAGCAGCAGCAAGCTGAAGTAAAAGAACCAGAAGAAGTGAAggtacaagaagaaaaagaacaagagcAGAAGAAAACGAAGCCACAAGGAACAACACCAAGGCCCGTGGAACCGCAATTGAACGTAAAGAGCAAGAATATGAGCAGAGAATATGGAGGGCAGTGGCTGAGCAGTGTCACCCGGCACGTTAGGATTCACGCAGCCTACATTGATCCTGAAACCTGGGAGTTTGATCAAACTCAGATGGACAAGCTTTCCCTTCTTCTCGATCCTTCAGATGAGTTTGTCTGGACTCCCGAGACTTGCAATAAAGTCTTCTCTTACTTCCAAGAGCTTGTGGATCACTACGAG GGTGCCCCTCTGACGGAGTACACGCTTCGCCTGATAGGTTCGGACATAGAGCACTACATAAGGAAGCTGCTGTATGATGGGGAAATCAAATACAACATGAACGCAAAGGTCCTCAACTTCAGCATGGGGAAGCCACGCATTCAATTCAACCAAGGCCAACAACCTCCTTCAGATGTACAATGA
- the LOC132185829 gene encoding UDP-sugar pyrophosphorylase, with the protein MASTALESTTESLSKLGIHPDFAASAPNLQKNLHLLSAEQIELARMLLEMGQSHLFEHWAEPGVDDEEKKGFFEQVARLNSSYPGGLTSYIKTARELLADSKAGRNPFDGFTPSVPKGEVLTFGDNDFINFEEAGVREAQKAAFVLVAGGLGERLGYNGIKVALPAETTTGTCFLQYYIESILALQEDSCRLTQGDCQAQIPFVIMTSDDTHARTIQLLESNSYFGMEPTQVKLLKQEKVACLSDNDARLAVDPNNKYRIQTKPHGHGDVHSLLFSSGLLKAWHAAGLRWVLFFQDTNGLLFKAIPAALGVSATRQYHVNSLAVPRKAKEAIGGITKLTHPDGRAMVINVEYNQLDPLLRATGHDGGDVNDETGYSPFPGNINQLILEIDPYIGELTKTRGSIKEFVNPKYKDASKNSFKSSTRLECMMQDYPKTLPASARVGFTVMDAWLAYAPVKNNPEDAAKVPKGNPYHSATSGEIAIYRANSLILREAGAQVSDPVLQVFNGQEVEVWPRIAWKPKWGLTFAEVKRKVSGNCAFSQRSTMAIKGRNIFLEDLSLDGALLIEAIDDAEVKVRGSVQNKGWILENVDHKDASVPEELRIRGFKINKIEQLEKNYSEPGKFCLNP; encoded by the exons ATGGCTTCAACAGCCCTCGAGTCCACCACCGAGAGCCTCTCCAAGCTCGGCATACATCCCGATTTTGCCGCCTCCGCTCCTAATTTGCAGAAGAACCTCCACCTTCTCTCTGCGGAACAG ATTGAGTTGGCGAGGATGCTGTTGGAGATGGGACAGAGTCACTTGTTCGAGCATTGGGCTGAGCCCGGTGTCGATGACGAGGAAAAGAAAGGTTTTTTTGAGCAG GTGGCTCGTCTTAATTCAAGCTATCCTGGGGGCTTGACATCTTATATTAAAACTGCCAGGGAACTTTTAGCAGATTCAAAAGCAGGAAGGAACCCATTTGATGGCTTCACTCCTTCT GTTCCAAAAGGAGAGGTTTTGACTTTTGGTGACAACGACTTTATCAATTTTGAGGAGGCAGGCGTCAGAGAAGCCCAAAAAGCAGCATTTGTTCTTGTTGCAGGAGGGCTAGGGGAACGCCTAGGATACAATGGAATAAAG gTGGCTCTTCCAGCAGAGACCACTACGGGGACATGTTTCTTACAGTATTACATCGAGTCTATTCTGGCTCTTCAAGAAGATAGCTGTAGACTGACACAAG gTGATTGTCAAGCACAAATTCCTTTTGTTATAATGACATCAGATGACACACATGCACGTACTATACAGCTGTTAGAATCAAATTCTTATTTTGGGATGGAACCTACGCAAGTAAAACTTCTAAAGCAG GAAAAAGTTGCATGCTTGTCTGATAATGATGCCAGGCTTGCAGTTGACCCCAATAACAAATACAGAATTCAG ACAAAACCTCATGGCCATGGTGATGTGCATTCACTTCTTTTTTCTAGTGGCCTTCTGAAAGCTTG GCATGCTGCTGGTTTGAGATGGGTTCTGTTCTTCCAAGATACAAATGGACTATTATTCAAG GCAATTCCAGCAGCTCTTGGTGTAAGTGCTACCAGACAATATCATGTTAACTCTCTTGCTGTTCCACGTAAAGCAAAAGAAGCAATTGGAGGAATCACCAAACTTACTCATCCTGAtg GGAGGGCGATGGTGATCAATGTGGAATACAATCAGCTTGATCCTTTGCTTAGAGCAACTGGACATGATGGGGGAGATGTTAATGATGAGACCGGCTATTCTCCTTTCCCAGGGAATATAAATCAA ttgattttggaaattgatCCCTACATTGGGGAGCTCACAAAAACAAGAGGTTCTATAAAGGAGTTTGTTAACCCAAA ATACAAAGATGCCagcaaaaattcatttaaatcCTCAACTCGACTTGAGTGTATGATGCAAGACTATCCAAAAACTTTGCCTGCATCAGCAAGGGTCGGATTTACG GTGATGGATGCATGGCTTGCTTATGCACCTGTAAAGAACAACCCTGAGGATGCTGCTAAG GTACCAAAAGGAAATCCATATCATAGCGCAACTTCTGGAGAAATAGCCATCTATCGTGCGAACAGCCTTATTCTTAGAGAG GCTGGTGCCCAAGTTAGCGATCCAGTACTACAGGTGTTCAATGGGCAAGAGGTAGAAGTGTGGCCTCGTATTGCATGGAAGCCCAAATGGGGTCTGACTTTTGCAGAAGTCAAAAGAAAAGTTTCTGGAAATTGTGCTTTTTCTCAGAGGTCAACTATGGCCATTAAGGGCCGTAACATCTTTCTTGAGGATCTCTCCTTGGATGGAGCTCTTCTCATCGAAGCTATTGATGATGCAGAA GTAAAAGTACGAGGTTCAGTGCAGAATAAAGGTTGGATCCTCGAAAATGTTGATCACAAAGATGCTTCAGTGCCTGAGGAACTTAGGATCAGGGGtttcaaaatcaacaaaatagaGCAGCTTGAAAAGAATTACTCCGAGCCTGGCAAGTTTTGCTTGAACCCTTGA
- the LOC132185879 gene encoding probable calcium-binding protein CML44, with protein MSLLNTNDLHQIFENLDKNGDGLVSLEELNWLLEKTGVKFSLGELESVAGKSRFDFNEFLFFCDSISKQNNGGDEDENEENDLVNAFKVFDLNGDGFISCEELQNVLSRLELWDTSSGRDCRAMIGVYDTNLDGQLDFEEFKNMMFLSTIS; from the coding sequence ATGTCTCTCCTCAACACCAACGACTTGCACCAGATTTTTGAGAATCTTGACAAGAATGGAGATGGCCTTGTGAGCCTGGAGGAGCTCAATTGGCTTCTTGAGAAAACGGGCGTCAAATTCAGCCTTGGCGAGCTCGAATCCGTAGCGGGAAAATCAAGGTTCGACTTTAATGAGTTCTTGTTCTTCTGTGATTCCATATCAAAGCAGAACAATGGCGGCGATGAAGATGAGAATGAAGAGAACGACCTTGTTAATGCATTCAAGGTGTTTGATTTGAATGGCGATGGCTTCATTTCTTGCGAGGAGCTTCAGAATGTGCTGTCAAGGCTGGAGCTTTGGGATACCAGCAGCGGCCGGGATTGTAGAGCTATGATTGGCGTCTATGACACCAACTTGGACGGCCAACTTGATTTCGAGGAGTTCAAGAACATGATGTTTCTTAGTACTATTTCTTGA
- the LOC132185799 gene encoding probable calcium-binding protein CML44 has product MSILNNSDLHQIFENLDKNGDGLVSLEELNWLLDKTGVKFSLGELESLTGKTRLDFNGFLLFYDSISNKQNNGSNEDVEEGNENQESDLVNAFKVFDLNGDGFISCEELQNVLSRLELWDASSGRDCRTMIRVYDTNLDGQLDFEEFKNMMFLTIS; this is encoded by the coding sequence ATGTCTATCCTCAACAACAGCGATTTGCACCAGATTTTTGAGAATCTTGACAAGAATGGAGATGGCCTCGTGAGCCTCGAGGAGCTGAATTGGCTTCTTGACAAAACAGGCGTCAAATTCAGCCTTGGCGAGCTGGAATCACTAACGGGAAAAACAAGGCTCGACTTTAATGGCTTCTTGTTGTTCTATGATTCCATATCGAATAAGCAAAACAATGGCAGCAACGAAGATGTAGAGGAGGGGAACGAGAATCAAGAGAGCGACCTTGTTAATGCTTTCAAAGTGTTCGATTTGAATGGCGATGGCTTCATTTCCTGCGAGGAGCTTCAGAATGTGTTGTCAAGGCTCGAGCTTTGGGATGCCAGCAGCGGCCGGGATTGTAGAACCATGATTCGGGTCTATGACACCAACTTGGACGGCCAACTTGATTTCGAGGAATTCAAGAACATGATGTTTCTTActatttcttga
- the LOC132184290 gene encoding probable methyltransferase PMT10 isoform X2 translates to MKALTANTLNDVVRTPTFVRITAFVLLSLSLFFLFNRFTANSPSLVFSSLPRPLYKTESSPSPLPPPPPPPPLAATTSSLSPPPPPSPPPPSPPPPKVDMMIRMGIVDETGAMSLEFEVGEIDESWMEEEEKSRGGREEKEEKEESGARVKVGKYKVCEQSMSEYIPCIDNVEEIRRLNLSASVERYERHCPQQGKGLDCVVPRPEGYQVKVPWPKSRDEVWLSNVPHTGLVEDKDSKKWILIKKDKFIFPGGGRANKHLNQISKMVPDIAFGQRSRVALDIGCGVADFGAFLMQRNVATLSIALKDVHENRIQFALERGVPAMVATFATHRLLYPSQAFDFIHCSGCGVNWTFDDGMLLLEANRMLRAGGYFIWAAEPVYKREKNLREQWAEMEDLTARICWELVKKEAYIAIWRKPLNNSCYLNRDSGVQPPVCDSNDDPDNVWNVGLKACITQLPENGYGGNVTTWPARLHYPPDRLQSIEMDAYKSRKEIFKAESKFWNEIIDGYIHAFRWEGFKLRNVMDMRAGYGGFAAALHDLQIDCWVMNVVPVSGYNTLPVIYDRGLIGVMHDWCEPFDTYPRTYDLLHANSLFSVEKKRRKCDISTIMLEMDRMLRPDGRVYIQDTVSVIDEVKEIASALGWVATQRETSEGPHSSWRILLCDKQRKKEKRGRKKKDKRKKANKLGDGGI, encoded by the exons ATGAAGGCCTTAACGGCCAACACCTTGAACGATGTGGTCAGAACCCCGACTTTCGTGAGAATCACGGCCTTTgttctcctctccctctccctcttcttcctcttcaacCGCTTCACTGCCAACAGTCCTTCCCTCGTCTTCTCCTCGCTCCCACGTCCTCTCTACAAAACGGAGTCGTCTCCGTCTCCTCTTCCGCCTCCTCCTCCGCCGCCGCCGCTCGCCGCAACGACGTCCTCGTTGTCGCCGCCTCCCCCTCCATCTCCGCCTCCGCCGTCTCCGCCGCCGCCGAAGGTGGACATGATGATAAGGATGGGGATAGTGGACGAGACGGGCGCGATGTCGCTGGAGTTCGAGGTGGGGGAGATAGACGAGAGTTggatggaggaggaggagaagtcGAGGGGTGGGAGAGAGGAGAAGGAGGAAAAGGAGGAGAGCGGTGCGAGGGTTAAGGTTGGCAAGTACAAGGTGTGCGAGCAGAGCATGAGCGAGTACATACCGTGTATAGACAATGTGGAGGAGATTAGGCGCCTGAATTTGAGTGCGAGTGTGGAGAGGTACGAGCGGCATTGCCCGCAGCAAGGGAAGGGCTTGGACTGCGTGGTGCCCAGGCCGGAAGGGTATCAGGTGAAGGTACCCTGGCCCAAGAGCCGAGACGAG GTGTGGTTGAGTAACGTACCCCATACAGGTCTGGTTGAAGATAAAGATAGCAAAAAATGgatattgataaaaaaagataaGTTTATTTTTCCGGGAGGTGGAAGGGCTAATAAACACTTGAATCAGATTTCTAAG ATGGTTCCTGACATTGCCTTTGGCCAAAGGAGCCGAGTAGCCTTGGACATTGGTTGTGGAGTAGCAGATTTTGGTGCCTTTTTGATGCAGCGTAATGTAGCTACTCTGTCAATAGCACTAAAAGATGTTCATGAGAACCGGATTCAGTTTGCTTTAGAGCGTGGTGTGCCTGCCATGGTAGCGACATTTGCTACACATCGTTTGTTGTATCCAAGCCAGGCTTTTGACTTCATCCATTGTTCAGGATGTGGAGTTAATTGGACCTTTGATG ATGGAATGCTGCTGCTTGAGGCCAACAGGATGCTAAGGGCTGGAGGATACTTTATATGGGCAGCAGAGCCTGTTTATAAACGTGAAAAGAACCTACGAGAACAATGGGCAG AAATGGAGGACCTGACGGCTCGCATTTGTTGGGAACTAGTAAAGAAGGAAGCGTATATTGCTATATGGCGAAAACCTTTGAACAACAGCTGCTATCTTAATCGTGATAGTGGGGTGCAACCTCCAGTATGTGATTCTAATGATGATCCAGACAATGTTTG GAATGTTGGTTTGAAGGCTTGCATCACTCAATTACCGGAGAATGGATATGGAGGTAATGTAACTACATGGCCTGCACGCCTTCATTATCCACCAGACAGGCTCCAGAGCATAGAGATGGATGCCTACAAATCTAGGAAGGAAATCTTCAAGGCAGAGTCAAAGTTTTGGAATGAGATAATAGATGGTTATATTCATGCATTTCGCTGGGAAGGCTTTAAACTAAGAAATGTGATGGACATGAGAGCTGGATATGGAGG GTTTGCAGCAGCATTGCATGATCTCCAGATTGATTGCTGGGTTATGAATGTTGTTCCTGTTAGTGGGTACAATACTTTGCCTGTTATATATGATCGTGGACTTATAGGAGTTATGCATGACTG GTGCGAACCATTTGACACTTACCCTAGAACATATGACCTTTTGCATGCAAATAGTCTCTTCTCTGTTGAGAAAAAGAG GCGCAAATGTGATATCTCTACCATCATGCTTGAGATGGATCGGATGCTAAGACCAGATGGGCGTGTTTATATACAGGACACAGTATCTGTTATCGATGAAGTAAAAGAAATTGCATCTGCCTTGGGATGGGTGGCTACACAACGTGAAACTAGCGAGGGGCCCCATTCGAGCTGGAGGATCTTATTATGTGATAAAC AgcggaagaaagaaaaaagaggaagaaagaaaaaagataaaaggaaaaaagcaaaTAAACTAGGGGACGGTGGCATCTAA
- the LOC132184290 gene encoding probable methyltransferase PMT10 isoform X1 — MKALTANTLNDVVRTPTFVRITAFVLLSLSLFFLFNRFTANSPSLVFSSLPRPLYKTESSPSPLPPPPPPPPLAATTSSLSPPPPPSPPPPSPPPPKVDMMIRMGIVDETGAMSLEFEVGEIDESWMEEEEKSRGGREEKEEKEESGARVKVGKYKVCEQSMSEYIPCIDNVEEIRRLNLSASVERYERHCPQQGKGLDCVVPRPEGYQVKVPWPKSRDEVWLSNVPHTGLVEDKDSKKWILIKKDKFIFPGGGRANKHLNQISKMVPDIAFGQRSRVALDIGCGVADFGAFLMQRNVATLSIALKDVHENRIQFALERGVPAMVATFATHRLLYPSQAFDFIHCSGCGVNWTFDDGMLLLEANRMLRAGGYFIWAAEPVYKREKNLREQWAEMEDLTARICWELVKKEAYIAIWRKPLNNSCYLNRDSGVQPPVCDSNDDPDNVWNVGLKACITQLPENGYGGNVTTWPARLHYPPDRLQSIEMDAYKSRKEIFKAESKFWNEIIDGYIHAFRWEGFKLRNVMDMRAGYGGFAAALHDLQIDCWVMNVVPVSGYNTLPVIYDRGLIGVMHDWCEPFDTYPRTYDLLHANSLFSVEKKRRKCDISTIMLEMDRMLRPDGRVYIQDTVSVIDEVKEIASALGWVATQRETSEGPHSSWRILLCDKQERKKEKRGRKKKDKRKKANKLGDGGI; from the exons ATGAAGGCCTTAACGGCCAACACCTTGAACGATGTGGTCAGAACCCCGACTTTCGTGAGAATCACGGCCTTTgttctcctctccctctccctcttcttcctcttcaacCGCTTCACTGCCAACAGTCCTTCCCTCGTCTTCTCCTCGCTCCCACGTCCTCTCTACAAAACGGAGTCGTCTCCGTCTCCTCTTCCGCCTCCTCCTCCGCCGCCGCCGCTCGCCGCAACGACGTCCTCGTTGTCGCCGCCTCCCCCTCCATCTCCGCCTCCGCCGTCTCCGCCGCCGCCGAAGGTGGACATGATGATAAGGATGGGGATAGTGGACGAGACGGGCGCGATGTCGCTGGAGTTCGAGGTGGGGGAGATAGACGAGAGTTggatggaggaggaggagaagtcGAGGGGTGGGAGAGAGGAGAAGGAGGAAAAGGAGGAGAGCGGTGCGAGGGTTAAGGTTGGCAAGTACAAGGTGTGCGAGCAGAGCATGAGCGAGTACATACCGTGTATAGACAATGTGGAGGAGATTAGGCGCCTGAATTTGAGTGCGAGTGTGGAGAGGTACGAGCGGCATTGCCCGCAGCAAGGGAAGGGCTTGGACTGCGTGGTGCCCAGGCCGGAAGGGTATCAGGTGAAGGTACCCTGGCCCAAGAGCCGAGACGAG GTGTGGTTGAGTAACGTACCCCATACAGGTCTGGTTGAAGATAAAGATAGCAAAAAATGgatattgataaaaaaagataaGTTTATTTTTCCGGGAGGTGGAAGGGCTAATAAACACTTGAATCAGATTTCTAAG ATGGTTCCTGACATTGCCTTTGGCCAAAGGAGCCGAGTAGCCTTGGACATTGGTTGTGGAGTAGCAGATTTTGGTGCCTTTTTGATGCAGCGTAATGTAGCTACTCTGTCAATAGCACTAAAAGATGTTCATGAGAACCGGATTCAGTTTGCTTTAGAGCGTGGTGTGCCTGCCATGGTAGCGACATTTGCTACACATCGTTTGTTGTATCCAAGCCAGGCTTTTGACTTCATCCATTGTTCAGGATGTGGAGTTAATTGGACCTTTGATG ATGGAATGCTGCTGCTTGAGGCCAACAGGATGCTAAGGGCTGGAGGATACTTTATATGGGCAGCAGAGCCTGTTTATAAACGTGAAAAGAACCTACGAGAACAATGGGCAG AAATGGAGGACCTGACGGCTCGCATTTGTTGGGAACTAGTAAAGAAGGAAGCGTATATTGCTATATGGCGAAAACCTTTGAACAACAGCTGCTATCTTAATCGTGATAGTGGGGTGCAACCTCCAGTATGTGATTCTAATGATGATCCAGACAATGTTTG GAATGTTGGTTTGAAGGCTTGCATCACTCAATTACCGGAGAATGGATATGGAGGTAATGTAACTACATGGCCTGCACGCCTTCATTATCCACCAGACAGGCTCCAGAGCATAGAGATGGATGCCTACAAATCTAGGAAGGAAATCTTCAAGGCAGAGTCAAAGTTTTGGAATGAGATAATAGATGGTTATATTCATGCATTTCGCTGGGAAGGCTTTAAACTAAGAAATGTGATGGACATGAGAGCTGGATATGGAGG GTTTGCAGCAGCATTGCATGATCTCCAGATTGATTGCTGGGTTATGAATGTTGTTCCTGTTAGTGGGTACAATACTTTGCCTGTTATATATGATCGTGGACTTATAGGAGTTATGCATGACTG GTGCGAACCATTTGACACTTACCCTAGAACATATGACCTTTTGCATGCAAATAGTCTCTTCTCTGTTGAGAAAAAGAG GCGCAAATGTGATATCTCTACCATCATGCTTGAGATGGATCGGATGCTAAGACCAGATGGGCGTGTTTATATACAGGACACAGTATCTGTTATCGATGAAGTAAAAGAAATTGCATCTGCCTTGGGATGGGTGGCTACACAACGTGAAACTAGCGAGGGGCCCCATTCGAGCTGGAGGATCTTATTATGTGATAAAC AAGAgcggaagaaagaaaaaagaggaagaaagaaaaaagataaaaggaaaaaagcaaaTAAACTAGGGGACGGTGGCATCTAA
- the LOC132184290 gene encoding probable methyltransferase PMT10 isoform X3 yields MKALTANTLNDVVRTPTFVRITAFVLLSLSLFFLFNRFTANSPSLVFSSLPRPLYKTESSPSPLPPPPPPPPLAATTSSLSPPPPPSPPPPSPPPPKVDMMIRMGIVDETGAMSLEFEVGEIDESWMEEEEKSRGGREEKEEKEESGARVKVGKYKVCEQSMSEYIPCIDNVEEIRRLNLSASVERYERHCPQQGKGLDCVVPRPEGYQVKVPWPKSRDEVWLSNVPHTGLVEDKDSKKWILIKKDKFIFPGGGRANKHLNQISKMVPDIAFGQRSRVALDIGCGVADFGAFLMQRNVATLSIALKDVHENRIQFALERGVPAMVATFATHRLLYPSQAFDFIHCSGCGVNWTFDDGMLLLEANRMLRAGGYFIWAAEPVYKREKNLREQWAEMEDLTARICWELVKKEAYIAIWRKPLNNSCYLNRDSGVQPPVCDSNDDPDNVWNVGLKACITQLPENGYGGNVTTWPARLHYPPDRLQSIEMDAYKSRKEIFKAESKFWNEIIDGYIHAFRWEGFKLRNVMDMRAGYGGFAAALHDLQIDCWVMNVVPVSGYNTLPVIYDRGLIGVMHDWCEPFDTYPRTYDLLHANSLFSVEKKRRKCDISTIMLEMDRMLRPDGRVYIQDTVSVIDEVKEIASALGWVATQRETSEGPHSSWRILLCDKRM; encoded by the exons ATGAAGGCCTTAACGGCCAACACCTTGAACGATGTGGTCAGAACCCCGACTTTCGTGAGAATCACGGCCTTTgttctcctctccctctccctcttcttcctcttcaacCGCTTCACTGCCAACAGTCCTTCCCTCGTCTTCTCCTCGCTCCCACGTCCTCTCTACAAAACGGAGTCGTCTCCGTCTCCTCTTCCGCCTCCTCCTCCGCCGCCGCCGCTCGCCGCAACGACGTCCTCGTTGTCGCCGCCTCCCCCTCCATCTCCGCCTCCGCCGTCTCCGCCGCCGCCGAAGGTGGACATGATGATAAGGATGGGGATAGTGGACGAGACGGGCGCGATGTCGCTGGAGTTCGAGGTGGGGGAGATAGACGAGAGTTggatggaggaggaggagaagtcGAGGGGTGGGAGAGAGGAGAAGGAGGAAAAGGAGGAGAGCGGTGCGAGGGTTAAGGTTGGCAAGTACAAGGTGTGCGAGCAGAGCATGAGCGAGTACATACCGTGTATAGACAATGTGGAGGAGATTAGGCGCCTGAATTTGAGTGCGAGTGTGGAGAGGTACGAGCGGCATTGCCCGCAGCAAGGGAAGGGCTTGGACTGCGTGGTGCCCAGGCCGGAAGGGTATCAGGTGAAGGTACCCTGGCCCAAGAGCCGAGACGAG GTGTGGTTGAGTAACGTACCCCATACAGGTCTGGTTGAAGATAAAGATAGCAAAAAATGgatattgataaaaaaagataaGTTTATTTTTCCGGGAGGTGGAAGGGCTAATAAACACTTGAATCAGATTTCTAAG ATGGTTCCTGACATTGCCTTTGGCCAAAGGAGCCGAGTAGCCTTGGACATTGGTTGTGGAGTAGCAGATTTTGGTGCCTTTTTGATGCAGCGTAATGTAGCTACTCTGTCAATAGCACTAAAAGATGTTCATGAGAACCGGATTCAGTTTGCTTTAGAGCGTGGTGTGCCTGCCATGGTAGCGACATTTGCTACACATCGTTTGTTGTATCCAAGCCAGGCTTTTGACTTCATCCATTGTTCAGGATGTGGAGTTAATTGGACCTTTGATG ATGGAATGCTGCTGCTTGAGGCCAACAGGATGCTAAGGGCTGGAGGATACTTTATATGGGCAGCAGAGCCTGTTTATAAACGTGAAAAGAACCTACGAGAACAATGGGCAG AAATGGAGGACCTGACGGCTCGCATTTGTTGGGAACTAGTAAAGAAGGAAGCGTATATTGCTATATGGCGAAAACCTTTGAACAACAGCTGCTATCTTAATCGTGATAGTGGGGTGCAACCTCCAGTATGTGATTCTAATGATGATCCAGACAATGTTTG GAATGTTGGTTTGAAGGCTTGCATCACTCAATTACCGGAGAATGGATATGGAGGTAATGTAACTACATGGCCTGCACGCCTTCATTATCCACCAGACAGGCTCCAGAGCATAGAGATGGATGCCTACAAATCTAGGAAGGAAATCTTCAAGGCAGAGTCAAAGTTTTGGAATGAGATAATAGATGGTTATATTCATGCATTTCGCTGGGAAGGCTTTAAACTAAGAAATGTGATGGACATGAGAGCTGGATATGGAGG GTTTGCAGCAGCATTGCATGATCTCCAGATTGATTGCTGGGTTATGAATGTTGTTCCTGTTAGTGGGTACAATACTTTGCCTGTTATATATGATCGTGGACTTATAGGAGTTATGCATGACTG GTGCGAACCATTTGACACTTACCCTAGAACATATGACCTTTTGCATGCAAATAGTCTCTTCTCTGTTGAGAAAAAGAG GCGCAAATGTGATATCTCTACCATCATGCTTGAGATGGATCGGATGCTAAGACCAGATGGGCGTGTTTATATACAGGACACAGTATCTGTTATCGATGAAGTAAAAGAAATTGCATCTGCCTTGGGATGGGTGGCTACACAACGTGAAACTAGCGAGGGGCCCCATTCGAGCTGGAGGATCTTATTATGTGATAAACGTATGTGA
- the LOC132184304 gene encoding BTB/POZ domain-containing protein At4g08455, which translates to MQRAGFVAARHEVESESEEETMRCVSCQDEYDADEAGTCKECYEEANETEEELKREIEDLKAKVAFLRFWSPLDHHSNHRSCGPCFTDVVLVASSDEPTAGPPVPVPAHKAILASRSPVFKAMLENEMEESRSGTIKIGDVSYDALRAFVNYLYNAEACLDEQMACDLLVLAEKYQVKHLKSYCEKLLVSKLNWENSIIGYAFAHQHNAKTLLDAALSTITDNMDKLTKREEYVELVEKDPRLVVEIYEAYLSKQVNTAAHKDSPVKP; encoded by the exons ATGCAACGGGCCGGGTTCGTAGCGGCGAGACACGAAGTTGAGAGCGAGTCGGAGGAGGAGACGATGCGGTGCGTGTCGTGCCAGGATGAGTACGACGCAGATGAAGCGGGCACGTGCAAGGAGTGCTACGAGGAGGCGAATGAGACGGAGGAGGAGCTGAAGCGGGAGATCGAGGACTTGAAGGCCAAGGTCGCTTTTCTTAGGTTCTGGTCTCCTCTCGACCACCACAGCAACCACCGGTCCTGTGGGCCCTGCTTCACCGACGTCGTTCTCGTCGCCTCCTCCGATGAACCAACTGCTGGTCCCCCCGTCCCCGTCCCCGCCCATAAGGCCATTCTG GCAAGCCGTTCCCCAGTGTTCAAAGCGATGCTTGAAAATGAGATGGAAGAAAGTCGGAGTGGCACAATTAAGATTGGTGATGTATCATATGATGCCCTCCGTGCCTTTGTCAACTACTTGTACAACGCTGAAGCTTGCCTTGATGAGCAGATGGCTTGTGACCTTTTAGTGTTGGCTGAAAAATACCAGGTGAAGCATCTCAAGTCATATTGTGAGAAGCTCTTGGTGTCAAAACTGAACTGGGAGAATTCCATCATCGGCTATGCCTTTGCACACCAGCACAACGCGAAGACTCTGCTTGATGCAGCTTTGTCAACAATCACGGACAACATGGACAAGCTTACGAAACGGGAGGAGTATGTGGAGCTCGTGGAGAAGGATCCTCGGCTGGTAGTGGAAATCTATGAAGCTTATCTCTCCAAACAGGTTAATACTGCTGCACACAAGGACTCTCCTGTGAAGCCATAG